A stretch of the Filimonas lacunae genome encodes the following:
- a CDS encoding SDR family oxidoreductase gives MSKTVFITGTSTGFGKLTAITLAKAGHTVLAGMRNTATSNAAVAAELNAIANIEVVDIDITSDTSVENAINNSVKKYGKIDVLVNNAAVSGFGLLEGYSLDQVRRMFDVNVFSVLRTYQAVLPHMRKAKQGLVINITSGASGHTLPFMIPYLSSKFVVESITEGLQDELASFGIENVSIQPGVYPTEMNNGSKAGIHADKADIVAEYGDEASDKFNALGAALFGKMAQFDMNPQTIADGILHLVNLQQGTRPLRFPLDAIAQGTDKEFIEARAAIKNKWLAAYSN, from the coding sequence ATGTCTAAAACAGTTTTTATTACAGGCACCAGCACAGGATTTGGTAAACTTACCGCTATCACATTAGCTAAAGCCGGACACACCGTATTAGCGGGCATGCGCAACACCGCCACCTCCAATGCCGCCGTTGCAGCCGAATTAAATGCCATTGCGAATATTGAAGTGGTAGATATAGATATCACCAGCGATACCTCCGTTGAAAATGCCATCAACAACAGCGTCAAAAAATATGGTAAAATTGATGTACTCGTGAACAATGCGGCTGTGAGCGGTTTTGGACTGCTGGAAGGTTATTCGTTAGACCAGGTACGCCGCATGTTTGATGTAAACGTATTTAGTGTGCTGCGCACCTACCAGGCTGTATTACCCCACATGCGTAAAGCAAAGCAAGGACTGGTTATCAATATCACTTCCGGCGCCAGTGGCCACACACTGCCTTTTATGATCCCTTACCTGTCTTCCAAATTTGTAGTAGAAAGCATTACCGAAGGTTTACAGGATGAGCTTGCATCATTTGGCATTGAAAACGTAAGCATACAACCCGGTGTATATCCTACCGAAATGAACAATGGCAGCAAAGCAGGCATCCATGCCGATAAAGCAGACATTGTAGCAGAGTATGGCGATGAAGCATCTGACAAGTTCAATGCCCTGGGAGCAGCCTTATTTGGCAAAATGGCCCAGTTTGATATGAACCCGCAAACCATTGCCGATGGCATTTTACACCTGGTGAATTTGCAACAAGGCACCCGCCCGCTGCGCTTCCCGCTGGATGCCATTGCACAAGGCACCGATAAAGAATTCATAGAAGCCCGTGCTGCCATTAAAAACAAATGGCTGGCTGCTTACAGCAACTAA
- a CDS encoding MFS transporter has product MASLTKTQVMIMAATAGIAVANVYYSQPILGAIAQSFHITAEKAGSMSVLSQVGYGIGLFFLTPVGDMIERKKLILYLQGGLIAALLLIAFAPNVYVLFAGSLLIGVFSVVAQVILPMAASLVKENRGKVVGQIFTGLLVGILVARVFSGFITNWLGWHYVYMLSAGLVLGTAVLMQADFPSTPERFSGTYAGLLKSTVAQLGRFSLLRRAALTGMLAFGTLSAFWVTLTFYLSDAPFHYSPSQIGLFGLLAAAGALIAPVFGKLADKGTPHRSLLFSTGITLVSILVLKLAPGLVAAIWVTVILMDIGVQATQVTNIALIYSLDHTANSRINTVYMTSYFIGGAVGSFAAIQVYHAGGWPWATTLMVLLSVAALMNAFTLQPKNNIASI; this is encoded by the coding sequence ATGGCATCACTTACTAAAACCCAGGTTATGATTATGGCTGCCACGGCAGGCATAGCAGTGGCCAACGTGTATTACAGTCAACCTATTCTTGGTGCAATAGCACAGTCGTTTCATATCACTGCCGAAAAAGCGGGCAGTATGTCGGTATTGTCGCAGGTTGGTTACGGAATAGGGTTGTTTTTTCTAACGCCTGTGGGAGATATGATCGAGCGCAAAAAACTGATCCTTTACCTGCAGGGCGGATTGATAGCAGCTTTATTGCTAATCGCTTTTGCGCCTAATGTATATGTGTTGTTTGCAGGCAGCTTGCTGATTGGGGTGTTTTCGGTGGTGGCCCAGGTGATATTGCCTATGGCGGCAAGCCTGGTAAAAGAGAACCGTGGAAAAGTGGTAGGGCAGATATTTACCGGTTTGCTGGTGGGCATACTGGTGGCGCGGGTATTCAGCGGTTTTATCACCAACTGGCTGGGATGGCATTATGTGTATATGCTGTCGGCAGGTTTGGTATTGGGCACTGCAGTGCTGATGCAGGCCGATTTTCCTTCCACACCTGAACGCTTTAGCGGTACTTACGCAGGCTTACTGAAAAGTACAGTTGCCCAGCTGGGCCGGTTTTCCCTGTTGCGCAGGGCTGCGCTTACAGGGATGCTGGCATTTGGTACGTTAAGCGCTTTTTGGGTAACGCTTACCTTTTATTTAAGTGATGCTCCTTTTCATTATTCTCCTTCGCAAATTGGCCTGTTTGGATTACTGGCGGCCGCAGGTGCCCTGATAGCGCCCGTTTTTGGAAAGCTGGCTGATAAAGGTACGCCGCACCGTTCTTTACTGTTTTCTACCGGTATTACCTTAGTCAGTATCCTGGTGTTAAAGCTGGCTCCCGGCTTAGTGGCTGCTATCTGGGTTACAGTCATCCTGATGGACATTGGCGTACAGGCCACGCAGGTAACCAATATTGCCTTGATCTACTCATTGGACCACACTGCTAACAGTCGTATCAATACCGTGTATATGACCAGTTATTTTATAGGAGGTGCAGTGGGCTCCTTTGCAGCCATACAGGTATATCATGCCGGTGGCTGGCCTTGGGCAACCACTTTGATGGTGCTGCTGTCTGTAGCGGCATTGATGAATGCTTTCACCTTACAGCCTAAAAACAACATCGCCAGCATATGA
- a CDS encoding glycosyl hydrolase, which yields MMKKLSLALGLFITPYPLLFAQGAWQKITLPTYETMARSFNEPPHPYAQTLTWGLEGHITRETIQHDLDAIYQQGIRCVSMEGGYGMTEPYLSPGYFHNVQMIVEELKNRNMHLWIIDEGKYPSGFAGGLISQKSPELRMQGITIAQRIHVTDNQPLQLQVPPQTLGAIAMKEGSHESKPITISNGQLQWPATAGNWNLLIVDHRYKTSVTRSINNAAHGKDTLHSLIDYLDPAATRKFMEYTHEQYKKYIGQEFGKTVLGFRGDEPEYGFIPWTPNMLQIFRQKKNYDITPYIPSFFLPQPGVEQQKAFADYLDVWSDLFRDNFFKVQADWCRENGLEYFVHVNHEDMLMKLARSEGDFFKDMRYVHIPGVDAIWHQIWYDNIADFPKLASSAAHMYGRPRSFSESFAAYTPAPTVDDARWVVNEQLVRGINLFEYMFWPSSASGRQRHNSYLTDTTFPALSTYSNRASWLLANGIPAATVGLYCPTETMWLGNKMADSSLRVIGKNLLEHQVDFDYVDNQGLATDFTLSNGTFTNLSGQQYTTILFPSTNVISQKALTRLKAFVKGGGKVFFLGETPAIVSDSNILNAKTLPDVKWASADNWQQLSPSFYQQLPQDVRFHKPAPAVKYLHRKWKNADLYFFFNEGKELQIVNATVTGSGKAYYWDATNATITAATDARSNGNATNLPLTLNSYQTTFLIIQH from the coding sequence ATGATGAAAAAATTGTCCCTGGCGTTAGGCCTGTTTATCACCCCTTACCCGTTGCTATTTGCCCAGGGAGCCTGGCAAAAAATCACCTTGCCCACGTACGAAACCATGGCCCGCAGTTTTAACGAGCCGCCCCATCCCTATGCACAAACACTTACCTGGGGCCTCGAAGGCCATATTACCCGCGAAACCATACAGCACGATCTGGATGCTATTTACCAACAGGGCATTCGTTGTGTAAGTATGGAAGGCGGTTACGGTATGACAGAACCTTACCTTTCGCCTGGCTATTTCCACAATGTGCAAATGATTGTAGAAGAGTTGAAGAACCGCAACATGCACCTCTGGATCATTGATGAGGGCAAATATCCCAGCGGCTTTGCCGGAGGGCTTATTTCACAGAAAAGTCCTGAATTACGCATGCAGGGCATCACCATCGCTCAACGCATACATGTAACAGACAATCAGCCCCTGCAACTGCAGGTGCCACCACAAACACTGGGCGCTATTGCCATGAAAGAAGGCAGCCATGAAAGCAAACCCATCACCATCAGCAACGGTCAGCTGCAGTGGCCCGCTACTGCAGGCAACTGGAACCTCCTTATCGTTGACCACCGTTACAAAACATCGGTAACACGCTCCATCAATAACGCTGCCCACGGCAAAGACACGCTGCATTCCCTGATCGATTATCTTGATCCTGCTGCCACCCGCAAGTTTATGGAGTATACCCATGAGCAATATAAAAAATACATTGGCCAGGAATTTGGCAAAACAGTATTAGGATTCAGGGGAGACGAACCTGAATACGGCTTTATTCCCTGGACGCCCAACATGCTGCAAATTTTCCGGCAAAAGAAAAACTATGATATCACTCCCTACATCCCCTCTTTCTTCCTGCCACAACCAGGTGTGGAGCAGCAAAAAGCATTTGCCGATTACCTGGATGTATGGTCCGACCTGTTTCGCGATAACTTTTTTAAAGTGCAGGCAGATTGGTGCCGGGAAAACGGACTGGAATATTTTGTACACGTGAATCATGAAGATATGTTAATGAAACTGGCGCGCAGCGAAGGCGATTTCTTCAAAGACATGCGCTATGTGCACATACCTGGTGTAGATGCTATCTGGCACCAGATATGGTACGATAACATAGCCGATTTTCCCAAACTGGCTTCTTCCGCCGCACATATGTACGGCAGGCCACGATCGTTCAGTGAAAGCTTTGCCGCTTATACGCCTGCCCCTACGGTTGATGATGCGCGCTGGGTGGTGAATGAACAGCTGGTACGCGGCATTAACCTGTTTGAATATATGTTCTGGCCCTCCTCTGCCAGCGGACGCCAGCGACACAACAGTTACTTAACCGATACCACCTTTCCCGCACTCAGCACTTATTCCAACCGGGCGTCCTGGTTACTGGCCAATGGCATTCCTGCTGCTACCGTTGGTTTGTATTGTCCTACCGAAACCATGTGGCTGGGCAATAAAATGGCCGACAGCTCTTTACGCGTTATTGGTAAAAACCTGCTGGAACACCAGGTGGATTTTGATTATGTAGATAACCAGGGACTGGCTACTGACTTCACCTTGTCCAACGGCACCTTCACCAACCTAAGCGGACAACAATACACAACCATCCTCTTTCCATCGACCAATGTCATCAGCCAAAAAGCACTTACCCGGCTCAAAGCTTTTGTAAAGGGTGGTGGTAAAGTTTTTTTCCTGGGCGAAACACCTGCTATTGTAAGCGACAGCAATATATTGAACGCTAAAACTTTACCTGATGTGAAATGGGCAAGTGCAGATAACTGGCAACAGCTATCCCCTTCTTTTTACCAACAGCTACCGCAAGATGTACGTTTCCACAAACCTGCCCCAGCCGTTAAATACCTGCACCGCAAATGGAAAAATGCCGATCTCTATTTCTTCTTTAACGAAGGCAAAGAACTGCAAATAGTGAATGCCACCGTAACAGGTTCGGGAAAAGCATATTACTGGGATGCCACTAACGCAACCATCACAGCAGCTACAGACGCTCGCAGCAACGGAAACGCTACTAACCTGCCCCTTACCCTGAACAGCTATCAAACCACTTTTTTAATCATTCAACACTAG
- a CDS encoding Crp/Fnr family transcriptional regulator — translation MTAQDYLKQHILKRTAFSEEELEVFTQAFKLMKVKKRQFIVQPEFVAKHRYYVTEGCFRAYVIGEEGQEHTIQFAIDDWWISDYNSYIFQQPASMFVMALEESTVLQIDYETELQLKKSNHHFETFFRILAEGTAAHMARRVIINLTQTAEQRYEGFMERYPLVARRVPQYALASYLGMTTEYLSRLRNKRTSRKS, via the coding sequence ATGACTGCACAGGATTATTTAAAACAACATATTCTCAAGCGTACCGCTTTCAGCGAAGAAGAGCTGGAAGTGTTTACCCAGGCATTTAAGCTGATGAAGGTAAAAAAGCGTCAGTTTATTGTACAGCCCGAATTTGTGGCTAAACACCGCTATTATGTTACCGAAGGCTGCTTTCGCGCGTATGTGATAGGAGAAGAGGGGCAGGAACATACCATACAGTTTGCCATTGACGACTGGTGGATATCGGACTACAACAGTTATATTTTTCAGCAGCCGGCTTCTATGTTTGTAATGGCTTTGGAAGAGAGTACGGTGTTGCAGATTGACTATGAAACAGAACTGCAGCTAAAGAAAAGCAATCACCACTTTGAAACCTTTTTTCGCATACTGGCAGAGGGCACTGCCGCCCATATGGCCCGCAGGGTGATTATTAACCTTACACAAACGGCGGAACAGCGCTATGAAGGGTTTATGGAGCGTTATCCTTTAGTGGCCCGGCGTGTGCCGCAATATGCCCTGGCTTCTTACCTGGGAATGACCACAGAATATCTTTCCCGCCTGAGAAACAAACGCACTTCGCGAAAAAGTTGA
- a CDS encoding alpha/beta fold hydrolase: MPSGHHFITYTTKTKAMNTLHKTNRFATFILLLVILTCVSTTSTLAAGQQPDSTFAVAGNDAQYAFQHLKQIKAGVLNVGYAEVGPANGEPVILLHGWPYDITSFTAASGLLAAKGYHVYVPYLRGYGTTQFLSAQTMRNGQQAAIAADIIAFMDALQINKAVIGGFDWGARTADIIAALWPERCKALVSVSGYLIGSQQANKAPLAPQAELSWWYQYYFATERGQAGYQAHTNEFNRLIWQTASPQWHFSDSTFAQAATAFNNPDHVAIVIHNYRWRLGIATGEAQYDTLEKRLAASPAITVPAVTLEGDANGAPHPAPAAYAAKFTGKYAHHTITGGIGHNLPQEAPQAFADAIIEANHLAQ; this comes from the coding sequence ATGCCTTCCGGCCACCACTTTATCACTTATACTACTAAAACCAAAGCCATGAATACTTTACATAAAACCAACCGTTTCGCAACTTTCATCCTGTTACTGGTAATACTTACCTGCGTAAGCACTACCTCCACCCTGGCAGCAGGCCAACAACCAGATTCCACTTTCGCGGTGGCCGGCAATGATGCACAATATGCTTTTCAACATCTTAAACAAATAAAAGCAGGTGTATTAAATGTGGGCTATGCCGAAGTTGGCCCTGCCAACGGTGAGCCAGTTATCCTGTTACATGGATGGCCGTATGATATCACCAGTTTCACCGCCGCCTCCGGGTTACTGGCCGCAAAAGGATACCATGTATATGTACCTTACCTGCGTGGATACGGCACCACACAATTCCTTTCAGCACAAACCATGCGCAATGGCCAGCAAGCCGCCATTGCTGCAGATATCATCGCCTTTATGGATGCCTTACAAATCAACAAAGCTGTGATAGGTGGCTTTGACTGGGGTGCACGCACCGCCGATATTATAGCCGCTTTATGGCCCGAACGCTGCAAAGCCCTGGTATCGGTAAGCGGTTACCTTATTGGCAGCCAGCAAGCCAACAAAGCACCCTTAGCGCCCCAGGCCGAGCTTTCCTGGTGGTATCAATACTACTTTGCCACCGAACGCGGCCAAGCCGGTTACCAGGCGCATACCAACGAATTCAACCGGTTAATCTGGCAAACCGCTTCTCCGCAATGGCATTTTTCTGATAGCACTTTTGCACAGGCAGCCACCGCTTTTAACAATCCCGATCATGTTGCCATTGTAATACATAATTACCGCTGGCGCCTGGGCATTGCCACCGGAGAAGCACAATACGATACACTGGAAAAAAGGCTCGCAGCCAGCCCCGCCATTACAGTACCCGCTGTTACCCTGGAAGGCGATGCCAACGGCGCGCCCCACCCGGCACCAGCCGCCTATGCAGCAAAATTCACCGGCAAATATGCGCACCACACTATTACAGGCGGCATAGGCCACAATCTTCCGCAGGAAGCACCGCAAGCCTTTGCCGATGCCATCATCGAAGCCAACCATTTAGCACAATAA
- a CDS encoding glycoside hydrolase family 28 protein — MKKYLVVILLLFTGITLTAFIISSTQQRFLVTRYGAKGDSNTVNTQAIQTAINNCSAKGGGVVVIPKGVFLSGALFLQKGVHLQIEKGGVLKGTTNPNDYPQVHTRWEGEEQVFTAAFLNINDQEGTCIYGEGTIDGSGDEWVKQYHRQKQSATPFPKVGRPRLICFQNCSNVRISHLQLHNQAVWCLHILYSHNVTVNHINITAQHNIPSSDGIDIDSSDSVHISNTFIDVNDDCISIKSGKDEDGRRVNKPSRNIIIDSCHFAYGHGGVAMGSEVSGGIHNVLISNCVIDSDNWAPIRFKSQPSRGGVVENITYQNITLHNTRKAFEFNMAWRMVGTIRKPAEVPTIVRNILIKNVSGTVQSAGDMSGLDNSPIQNVTFENCYIKATTGLSLNHVTGIDTTGLHVTLP, encoded by the coding sequence ATGAAAAAGTACCTGGTAGTTATATTACTGTTATTCACCGGCATTACCCTTACCGCCTTTATAATCAGCTCAACCCAGCAACGGTTTCTGGTAACACGTTATGGCGCTAAGGGCGATAGCAATACGGTAAACACACAAGCCATACAAACCGCCATAAACAACTGCTCCGCTAAAGGTGGCGGCGTGGTGGTAATACCCAAAGGCGTTTTCCTCAGCGGCGCACTCTTTCTACAAAAAGGCGTTCACCTTCAAATTGAAAAAGGCGGTGTATTAAAGGGCACAACCAACCCCAACGATTACCCGCAGGTACATACCCGCTGGGAAGGCGAAGAACAGGTGTTCACCGCTGCATTCCTCAACATCAATGATCAGGAAGGAACCTGCATTTATGGCGAAGGCACTATTGACGGTTCCGGGGATGAATGGGTGAAACAGTATCACCGGCAAAAGCAATCCGCCACACCATTCCCCAAAGTGGGAAGGCCACGGTTAATATGTTTTCAAAACTGTTCCAACGTGCGCATAAGCCACCTGCAACTGCACAACCAGGCAGTATGGTGCCTGCATATATTATATAGCCACAACGTAACCGTAAACCATATCAACATTACCGCACAACACAATATACCCAGCTCTGACGGCATTGACATTGACAGCAGCGACAGCGTACACATCAGCAACACTTTTATTGATGTAAACGACGACTGCATTTCTATTAAATCCGGTAAAGATGAAGATGGCCGCAGAGTAAACAAACCCTCCCGTAACATCATCATTGACAGTTGTCATTTTGCATACGGACATGGAGGTGTAGCAATGGGTAGCGAGGTAAGCGGTGGCATTCATAATGTACTCATCAGCAACTGTGTAATAGATAGTGACAACTGGGCTCCCATCCGGTTTAAATCACAACCCAGCCGCGGTGGCGTGGTGGAAAACATCACCTATCAAAACATCACACTCCACAACACCCGCAAAGCGTTTGAGTTTAATATGGCCTGGCGCATGGTAGGTACTATACGCAAACCAGCCGAAGTGCCCACCATTGTACGAAACATCCTGATTAAAAATGTTTCCGGCACCGTGCAATCAGCAGGCGATATGAGTGGCCTGGACAATAGCCCTATTCAGAATGTAACATTTGAAAACTGTTATATCAAGGCAACAACAGGGTTATCACTCAACCATGTAACAGGCATAGACACAACAGGCCTGCACGTTACCCTGCCATAG
- a CDS encoding DoxX family protein, with translation MNLQISKAIYWSGAIFMSLWFGASGYFELTHNPIVWGITQQLGYPAHFIYILGVFKLSGIVVLLTPGKLLRLKEWVFAGIFFDILFAFLSKIAVLGFSAAIDAVVAFTVISVTYVMFRKLYPATYTKAQPATTHQPVHM, from the coding sequence ATGAACTTACAAATTTCAAAAGCAATCTACTGGTCAGGTGCAATTTTTATGTCTTTATGGTTTGGAGCCAGCGGTTATTTCGAGCTTACGCACAACCCGATTGTATGGGGCATTACACAACAACTCGGCTACCCTGCTCATTTCATTTACATCCTGGGCGTATTTAAATTATCCGGTATCGTAGTGTTATTAACCCCTGGCAAATTGTTACGTTTAAAAGAATGGGTATTTGCAGGCATCTTTTTCGATATCCTGTTTGCCTTCCTCTCTAAAATTGCCGTACTGGGCTTTAGTGCTGCTATCGATGCGGTGGTTGCCTTTACCGTTATCTCCGTTACCTATGTAATGTTCAGGAAATTGTATCCTGCCACTTACACAAAAGCACAACCAGCTACTACTCATCAGCCTGTTCATATGTAA
- a CDS encoding FAD binding domain-containing protein, whose product MKVIVIGGSIGGLHTGIALLQQGFDVEIYERSAHDLQDRGAGLVIQHDMMEYQMELGISPKALLGVPASRRQILDSKGRAVLTYPNNTVFTSWNYIWRQLKDYFPASRYHFGFEVETLLQTQDDVVVSFRNGQIKTADLVVGADGYGSTVRAFMLPGIQPQYAGYVAYRGLIPESELPAEAVHFFADTFSLYPYDHSHMLSYMVPGPGGELEAGKRLYNWVWYQNKTPEALDKLMTDKNGHRRGYAVPAGLLSANSVEELHKEAALSLPPILADRVVQTDKPFVQVIMDLAVPRMYDGRLVVLGDAAFVVRPHTASGTAKAFRDAIALATDLKDFNTIADALAHWNEHQTRHALALMAHGKQLAAGSRLGG is encoded by the coding sequence ATGAAAGTAATAGTAATAGGCGGTTCCATTGGCGGACTGCATACCGGAATAGCGCTGTTGCAGCAGGGCTTTGATGTAGAGATTTATGAAAGAAGTGCGCATGATTTGCAGGACAGGGGAGCAGGGCTGGTGATACAGCATGATATGATGGAGTACCAGATGGAATTGGGTATTTCGCCTAAAGCCTTATTGGGAGTACCTGCCAGTCGCCGCCAGATACTGGATAGTAAGGGCCGTGCTGTGTTAACTTATCCCAACAATACCGTTTTTACTTCGTGGAACTATATCTGGCGGCAGTTGAAGGATTATTTTCCTGCCAGCAGGTATCACTTTGGGTTTGAGGTAGAAACCCTGTTGCAAACCCAGGATGATGTAGTGGTTAGTTTTCGCAACGGACAGATTAAAACTGCAGACCTGGTAGTAGGTGCAGATGGCTATGGTTCTACAGTACGGGCATTTATGTTGCCGGGCATACAGCCACAGTATGCAGGTTATGTAGCTTACCGCGGATTGATTCCGGAAAGTGAACTGCCTGCTGAAGCCGTGCATTTCTTTGCCGATACTTTCTCTTTATATCCTTATGATCACTCGCATATGCTCAGTTATATGGTGCCAGGCCCTGGCGGGGAACTGGAAGCGGGCAAGCGGTTATATAACTGGGTATGGTATCAGAATAAAACACCGGAAGCTTTGGATAAGCTGATGACAGATAAGAATGGCCACAGAAGAGGATACGCTGTACCCGCAGGATTGTTAAGTGCGAACAGTGTAGAGGAGTTGCACAAAGAAGCTGCCCTTTCCCTTCCCCCTATACTGGCAGACAGAGTAGTACAAACAGACAAACCCTTTGTGCAGGTGATAATGGATCTGGCCGTTCCCCGAATGTATGATGGTCGCCTGGTTGTGTTAGGCGATGCCGCTTTTGTAGTGCGGCCACATACCGCTTCGGGAACCGCTAAAGCATTCCGGGATGCTATTGCTTTAGCCACCGATTTAAAAGATTTCAATACTATTGCTGATGCTCTCGCTCATTGGAATGAACACCAGACCAGGCACGCGCTGGCACTAATGGCGCATGGCAAACAACTGGCGGCAGGCAGCAGGTTGGGCGGCTGA
- a CDS encoding winged helix-turn-helix transcriptional regulator produces MAKLSTLWYNFVTGIIHVIKMSSTKREKLAKEVLGHPRDPKAEVQALQDAIYVIGGKWKLPIINSICNGNKRFREIERSIPGITTRMLSRELKEMELNQLILRTVSDLNPASVEYTATDYCYSFADIILAMIKWGKDHQKRIKGR; encoded by the coding sequence TTGGCAAAGCTATCTACCCTTTGGTATAACTTTGTAACCGGTATCATTCATGTAATCAAAATGAGCAGTACAAAACGCGAAAAACTGGCAAAGGAAGTATTAGGTCATCCACGTGATCCAAAGGCAGAAGTACAGGCCTTGCAGGATGCTATTTATGTGATCGGCGGTAAATGGAAACTACCTATTATCAATTCCATCTGTAACGGCAACAAACGTTTCCGGGAAATTGAGCGCAGTATTCCCGGTATCACTACCCGCATGCTTTCCAGGGAGCTAAAAGAAATGGAACTGAACCAGTTAATACTGCGCACCGTGTCCGATCTCAATCCCGCCAGCGTGGAATATACCGCTACAGATTACTGTTATTCCTTTGCAGATATCATACTGGCTATGATAAAATGGGGCAAAGACCATCAGAAACGGATTAAAGGACGCTGA